The Melitaea cinxia chromosome 6, ilMelCinx1.1, whole genome shotgun sequence genome has a window encoding:
- the LOC123654761 gene encoding uncharacterized protein LOC123654761, with protein sequence MTDWDLIILTECWLHNNRNLPSLEGYNSVLTEKNFTQNEGVVVFFKKHLKLFVSEPDLCDANCLMINLEDNITIIAVYRPPGYKDVPRFLVSLDKLLSETSSTHKVLIGDINIDILDNNKDVNSSSYLNMLASHSLLPAHTFPTHGKTCLDHVILKCSYRAFCYVAETSVTDHDTLILKLEFSTMTDKCFSLKKIDYLSLDDAMKNLNLNILYGMTDPNEATAFLLTVLDTVIKANTKTITIPNRKRIKRPWMTPGLLRCVKHRDKLHQKSRKNPSNEILMITYKRYRNFCNSLLKNIKNTYESNRLLKAAKTNTKVLWDTIKQLTYSNNTTSSAHELVSPVDPLLSVNNINKFFVSIGKDIAEKAYSNSSYKKAPINSTLSSFVLLPTDEFEVQSLILQLKKSGAAGRDGISGAFLKRYHEILVPPLTHIFNLIFSTGIFPDLFKLAEVIPVYKGGSRDCVRNYRPISKISTLSKIIEKLINKRLIDYLESNNLLSSSQFGFRPGSSTSDAVHQLTDHIVKKIDKKNKILAVFLDIAKAFDAVAGPILLDKLEALGVRGVQLKLFESYLSDRKQRVKVDNTVSDDLPISYGVPQGSVLGPTLFLIFINDLCDLQLQNGKIITFADDTALVFHGDKWKDTLDIAQKGFDVVNAWLRMNALTINVNKTKCIPFFIKTPAPSISLGLTAHVCSDNESCSCQRISVANSTKYLGVVVDSSLNFNYHLDLLQSRTRKLIFTFKNLRNIAEKSTIKIVYQSLCQSVLSYCITVWGGACKTNLIKLERAQRALLKVSYSKPFFYPTKDIYLLSDVLSVRQLYILNTVLKQHSMTRYDPFLNNNKRCKYKVCTSDTRWSTAFSRRFFGFMGCHLYNKINRLINIYPLTKYECKKAIVKWLKDLDYNETEKLLLVLS encoded by the coding sequence ATGACTGATTGGGATTTAATAATACTAACGGAATGTTGGCTGCATAATAATCGTAACTTACCATCTCTTGAGGGATACAACAGTGTTCTAACTGAGAAAAACTTCACACAGAACGAAGGAGTTGTGgtatttttcaaaaaacatttgaaattatttgtaTCCGAGCCTGACCTTTGTGATGCCAACTGTTTAATGATTAACCTTGAggataatataacaataattgcaGTATACAGACCACCTGGTTACAAAGATGTTCCACGGTTTTTGGTATCCCTTGACAAACTTCTTTCTGAGACTAGTAGTACTCATAAAGTTCTGATAGGTGACATCAATATTGATATATTGGATAACAATAAGGATGTTAATTCTTCATCGTATTTGAATATGCTGGCTTCTCACAGTTTATTGCCGGCCCACACATTTCCAACTCATGGCAAGACTTGTCTTGAccatgtaatattaaaatgctcATATCGCGCCTTTTGTTATGTTGCTGAAACCTCAGTTACGGATCACGACACTTTAATCCTGAAACTTGAATTTAGCACAATGACTGACAAATGCTTTTCACTGAAAAAGATTGATTACCTGTCTTTGGATGATGCTATGAAGAACTTGAATCTAAATATTCTATATGGGATGACTGATCCTAATGAGGCAACAGCATTTCTTCTGACTGTGCTTGACACTGTAATTAAAGCAAATACAAAAACTATCACCATCCCAAATCGTAAGAGGATCAAGAGGCCTTGGATGACTCCAGGTCTACTAAGATGTGTAAAGCATCGTGACAAACTACAtcaaaaatcaagaaaaaatcctagtaatgaaatattaatgataACTTACAAGAGGTACAGAAATTTTTGcaattcacttttaaaaaatattaaaaatacttatgagAGCAACCGCCTACTTAAAGCTGCTAAGACTAATACAAAAGTTCTCTGGGACACTATCAAACAACTAACCTACTCTAATAATACAACTAGTTCTGCACATGAATTGGTCTCTCCAGTGGACCCGTTACTCTCAgtcaataacattaataaatttttcgttTCTATCGGGAAGGATATTGCCGAAAAAGCCTATTCCAATAGCTCTTATAAAAAAGCACCAATCAATTCTACACTGTCCTCATTCGTCTTGCTACCTACTGATGAATTTGAAGTTCAATCTCTTATCTTACAACTGAAGAAGAGCGGTGCTGCGGGCAGAGATGGTATTTCTGGAGCCTTTCTTAAACGTTATCATGAAATCTTAGTCCCCCCGCTTACACATATATTTAATCTGATCTTTTCTACTGGGATCTTTCCGGATTTATTCAAGCTAGCTGAAGTAATTCCAGTTTATAAGGGTGGTAGCAGGGATTGTGTTCGTAACTATCGACCCATTTCTAAAATATCCACGCTATCCAAAATTATTGAGAAATTGATAAACAAACGCCTTATCGATTATCTAGAAAGTAATAATCTACTCTCCAGCTCACAGTTTGGATTCAGACCGGGTTCATCAACGAGCGACGCGGTTCATCAATTAACTGatcatattgttaaaaaaatagataagaaaaataaaatattagctgTATTTTTGGACATTGCAAAGGCTTTTGACGCGGTCGCTGGTCCTATTCTGCTGGATAAATTGGAAGCTCTGGGTGTTCGTGGTGTGCAGCTCAAACTATTTGAAAGTTACTTGAGTGACAGAAAGCAAAGAGTAAAGGTGGACAACACTGTTAGTGACGACCTGCCGATAAGCTATGGTGTGCCACAGGGTAGTGTTTTGGGTCCAACACTGTTTCTGATATTTATCAATGATCTTTGTGACCTCCAGTTACAAAAtggtaaaattattacatttgcaGATGATACTGCGCTTGTGTTTCATGGTGATAAATGGAAAGATACTCTCGATATTGCGCAAAAAGGATTCGACGTTGTTAACGCCTGGCTCAGAATGAATGCCCTAACTATCAATGtcaataaaactaaatgtaTACCATTCTTCATAAAAACTCCTGCCCCTAGTATTAGCCTTGGCTTAACTGCTCATGTATGCTCTGACAATGAATCTTGTAGCTGTCAAAGGATCTCTGTTGCCAACAGCACTAAGTATCTAGGTGTAGTTGTTGATAGTTCgctaaattttaattaccattTAGACCTGCTACAATCGCGAACTCGGAAACTTATCTTCACCTTTAAGAATCTCCGTAATATTGCTGAAAAATCGACCATTAAAATTGTGTATCAGTCCCTCTGCCAATCCGTTTTAAGCTATTGTATTACAGTCTGGGGAGGTGCTTGTAAAACTAATCTTATAAAACTGGAGAGGGCTCAGCGTGCGTTATTGAAAGTTAGTTATTCTAAGCCATTTTTTTACCCTACCAaagatatttatcttttatctgACGTACTCAGTGTTCGCCAACTATATATACTAAACACAGTGCTCAAACAACATTCTATGACTCGCTAtgatccttttttaaataacaacaaacgaTGCAAATATAAAGTCTGCACCTCAGATACCCGTTGGTCCACCGCTTTCTCAAGGAGGTTTTTTGGTTTTATGGGCTGTCATCTATATAACAAGATAAACAGGTTGATCAACATATATCCGCTTactaaatatgaatgtaaaaaaGCTATAGTAAAATGGCTTAAAGATCTAGACTACAATGAGACTGAGAAGTTGTTACTGGTCCTCAGCTAA